The Carassius auratus strain Wakin chromosome 30, ASM336829v1, whole genome shotgun sequence region tataatttagaTTGTCTAAATGGATACATTTACATAGAATACAAATCtgattatgtattataaatagtaaaaaatgaaaaagaataagATATATTTTACACCATCGTtcaaatttggggtcagtaagaattgatttgttctttttcaaCTCTCCCCTATTAGACCCATCAAACCCACAGACATTCTTCCCCCAGAACGAGGCCATGAGGTCGCCAAGGAACTTGGCATTCCATACTATGAAACAAGCATCGTCGCTCAGTTCGGTGTAAAGGATGTTTTTGACAATGCTATCCGTGCTGCACTCATCTCTCGACGCCACCTTCAGTTCTGGAAGTCCCATCTAAAGAAGGTTCAGCGTCCCCTCCTTCAGGCTCCCTTTCTTCCTCCCAGACCACCAAGACCTGTTGTGGGCATCCCTGATCCTCCTCCCATTGATGGAGAAGGTCCGGACTCTCTTTTCTGCCAACCGTTGTGTGGAGACGTCCTGTTTCTCCTCCAGGCCGGGGCCACTCGTGTCTTTGCCCACAAGGTGTTCCTGGCCACTTCCTGCTCAAAGTTCTATGACCTTTTCACCATGGATCTTGGAGAGGCAGGGATGGAGCTGGAGGGTGAGGAGAGCTCAGAGGGGAGCGAGGAAGAGGAGCAAAGCCGTAGAGGAGCCAAAGAGCAGGCTGGGCGTACCAAGAGCCTGGACATTGATAAGGAGAGTGAAGGAGGCACAAGGGGTTCAGATAGGCTGCTCATGTTGCAGCAAGGCTCACTGAGGACTTCACAGAGCGATAACGCTCTGCCTGCCAGGGACCAGCACTCTATAGGACCTCTGGGATCAGGCCGTGCTCTTTTGGGATGGGGGCGTGGTTTCTTGGGGGTATACTTGGAGATGGTGGAGGACCCTGTGACAGGTTGTCCGAGACTCATGACAGTAGTTTCAATGGATGATCTCATTCAGAAGGGGCCTTTCCAGGTAAAGAACAAACTTAGGTGACACAATCGATAGCATGTTTAATAAGATTCTCAGTCGATATATCTAAAAAGTTTCAGTGACAGTGTCAAATTGTCTGTTATCCTTGTTAACTTTGCTTTTTCAGGCAGTGCTGCAGTACTTATATACGGGTCACCTGGATGAGACACGTGGGGATCTGATGCATGTGGCCACCATCGCCGAGCTTCTGGAGGTCTTCGACCTCCGTATGATGGTGGCCAACGTCCTGAACCGTGAGAGCTTCATGAACCAAGAGATCACCAAAGCCTTCCATGTGCGTCGTGCCAACCGCATCAAAGAGTGCCTGAGCAAGGGCACCTTTGCTGGTAGGCAATCTGAAATCAGGATCAAacattatgtattatatgtatcTATGTGAAGAAGCATTAATATAGGATCTATCTAATAGCCAGAACACAATGCATACAAGTTCTATTTTCAATTCCACAATTCGGTGGAATTGAAATAGAATAGTTCATACTCTAGAACAGTGCCTTCATTCAgtccttttgttgtttttaaggaAATGCCCAGTGGAGTGCTTTAAAATATCCCTTCATTGCTGTCAGTGAATATTTGCATATTGTGGACATGTTTGCTTTTCTgctttgtgttttctgtgtcgcttaCTCTGTTGATGTCACGTCTTGTGTGCATGTTTGTCATAATTAACCTTTTTCAACACCCCTATATTCTCCACTTACACCTGTTTACTTCATTGCATCCTCTGCAACTGTCATGATCTCATTGCCCAACCATGAAGGTGCTTCTCTCATGTTTGAAAACCAGAACGTTTTTCATCTCCATTGTGGCTTGAAGACTACTTGTACAATCCCTATGGGTATGCAGAAGTTTATAAACTGAATCATTAGGGATTTATTTTCTCCCCCCCTTAGAGTAAAAATCTTCACTGACTTgaattaggtgtttttttccatCATGCCCCCCTGATACCCACAGCATACTGCTAAACAACCTGTACCACATCATATTTTTTAACATAGTGAGCCACAGTGAACTTGTGGAGTCATCCATGTCAGTCCCTAAAGATTTTGCTGCTAAAATATATTTGCCCACTATATGGTCCCAGTCTGGCCTTCCCTTCACATTTTCTGTCTTCTTATCCTTAGCCTTGTCAATCTGTCTATTTATTATTGGTCTATGTGTCTATCTGTCTCTTCGTCTGTCTCTGTGTTGGTCCGTCCACCTGTCTCCCCCTCTGTAGCCTCGACTCTGTGACACACGCCGAGATGTGTGCTCTTTTCCTCCCGGTTTTAGATGTGGTGTTTCGACTGGACGACGGGTATCTGCCAGCCCACAAGCCACTGCTCATCTCAAGCTGTGATTGGATGGCAGCCATGTTTCGTGGATCTTTCATGGAGAGTTACATTGAAGAGGTATGCAGAGATTTTAGAGATTCATTAAAGCAAGAGCAGGGCAATAtctacactatatatacatacacatacacagtatatatacattttgtgttACTGCActgacagatgaaaaaaaaaaaaactaatttgtaacAAGAAGAATTTGCAGACTAAAACTGTGTTCCTGTGgctagagcattgtgttagcagctcaaaagattgtgggttcaattccaagGGAACACTCATACtagtaaatttttttataaaattatatcctgaatgcactgtaagtcactttggatgaaaaagcgtctgctaaatgcataaatgtaaatgtaaaacaaagcATATGCATAAAGGCAACTTTCAAATCAAGCATCTTTCTATTGGTTCTATTCTCTAAGCATTGACTAGATACCAAAGTACCAGTATTTTTAACATCAGTGGTCTACGTCATATGGGTTGGATTTAGGCTCAACACATTTCTAAAAGTTTCACCGAAAAAATTTTTTTGGGGCCACAAAGTACTAATACAAAGTACTATTCATCTCAGTCACCTTGATCCTTCCTACCCTGGAGCTTTGACAGATCCCACTAAAAAAGTGGCACAGGTAGTTAAAACTAGGCCGCCTCTATGACAGGCTGACCCACATTGATGCAGCTGCGACAGAAGACCATCTCATCCATATGAATGAATTAACCGCCCTGCATTGTGTCTGTGCTCCCATATTCAAGAGAGGCAAGCTAGAAGGGGTCTAGAAAGAtttatttgcagtgattaaacagtgattttacactgttaaagagttggattcccatgctaaacatggacaaagtttcaaaaattaagttgtacgtttgaaggagtatttctgttccaaaaatattccttccggtttgtcacaagtttcggaaagttttttttcgagtatggctctgtgtgacgttagatggaccggaatttccttatatgggtcctgagggcacttctgccggaagagcgcgcgctcccgtatagcagagcactgagagcagaggcattcagtgatcagagcgagagcgtcgcgaaatgtcacaaaaggagtgtttttggttgccagggcaagacaaccctgcacagattaccaaaaaaaaaaacagcattaagggaccagtggatggagttaattttttacagagcatcaacggagttgtgcaagtgtttgttccctgcatttcgaagatgcttgttttacaaacaaggcccagtttgacaacggatttgcgtatcgtttatttcttaaggatgatgcaatcccaacgaaaaagggtcacgatcgtgtgttggaaccgcaggcggtgagtaaaactgcttcaaatatctctgccttcttgttagtgcgtccgcctcccatcagagacccgggttcgagccccgctcggagcgcgtcgttgctgctgctgctctcattcagtttcagcctctggatctgattctgattcataaataaatggctgaatctgactgttagccatggtttattttggatgatggttttttcctcaaggtaatgtcagagccgttaaatatgtttttcaacggctctgggtaatgacacagcttccaaacgctctcaacgcaaaagcctactggcgctcgtgattctttagctccgcccacacgtcacgcctccagtcggtcgtgtttttccggggaaaatcggtacagactatctttctcttatgaatataataaaactaaatactttttggagttatgaaggatgcagtactactctataggtactcaagattaacaggatattgagtgaaaacgagcatttcacccccactttaagGTTGTAGACCAAATTTAGGATATGGTCTAGTTTTGACATCATGTTAGAGttatattaatatacagtatagttATACATTTTTCTGGTCGAGTTAGATCAGGTGATTATTTTCAGTCTGTATTATGCTTATTTCATTGTCATGTAATTTTGCTTTTGACAAGAGTTGATATAACGATATGGTATCTGTAGATTATGCATGCGTTCATTCCAAAACACGCTCACATCTTTGTTAAAAAAGTGGAGTGACGTGGCCGAGTGTGGTGGCCCGTgctctatttgtgtgtgtttcagtgcatTGCTAAATTTATAGTGACATGAGGTTTGTTGGCActtcctccagtcatttcctcagCAATGTCATGTGAACATGTGAAGTAGGTTTTGGTGTGAAACTTTCATAGATTTTTGGTCTCAAAGTTGTATTTAACTAAAACCACATGACATCCATTCCACATGGTTTTTGGTTTGATTTACGCTTCTACACTTCGTTTTTTATGGAAATTATTCTAACACATCACAGTTACTTCTTGGCATAAATTTAGCTCATGTATTTTTCATCCAGAACTATTAAGTCAGGTGTCAAAGGTAAGGTTTCGCTGTACACAACTCTATCCGGGTCTATCCCGTGCTCGCTCTCTGATTTCCTTGGGCTACCAGCTGTCAGCTCAAGTTCTAGAAAGACAAGCTCCTTAAGGGCAGGAACTCGGGACCAAGCTGACCAACACCAGAGGCCGAGAGTTATAGGTGTCCAGGCCTGCTGGTGAACAGGATCACCCTGTATAACATTACAAGCATTTCTGGGAGCTAGATTTTCAGCACAAGAACAAACTGATGCGGGAAATAGGATGCTGGCTGCTTTTCTATTCTGACAGCATCGGCTGAGAGAGTATGTCACATAGAGATCAACACAAGGTGGCCAGAGACAAGTAAACTTAGTTCTGCTTTGACAAGCTTGGCATGCTCTTTGGTCAAGCATTGAATTTTAGGAGCATAATAGCGTAACAATGATTGATTTTAAATTCTCTTACCCTCATGCAAGTTGCTGGGACCTTCAAAACTGGCACTTCACaaaccacacaaaacaaacacgaCGGTGTCAGAAAAATACTAATACATACCAAACAGCGTGGAAGCGCAGAGGATTGTCAgtacttttatacattttaccGTGCTCTTGCATCACGCTTCACAGTGTGCTGATGTATACATCAAATGAACGTTCATATGACAGTTGGCCATTTTAAGTGGCAGCTTTGTTTGAGGCTCTTATTCACGAGTGTTATATGGACTCAAAGTGACTTTTATGGACACAAGgattattttcaaaaaattatgtgttcacttgaagaaagtcatatacatcagGTTTAGAGAtaatttatttttgggtggagtatccctttaatatctaTTTTGGTATTAGTACAGTAACTATCTTTGAGGTggtgttactttttatttatttttatttatttttttgtctcttgtGCACATAGCTTACTTAATGCAAGAAGTTTTGGTGTGTTTCCAGTAGAAATATCATTAGAAAAAGAGTTCACAAGGAGGGAGAAATTGGGTTGTTTGGTTATTGACTCATAGTAACCAAgttccttttttcttttgtattctaACCAAGCCACTTAAAATTGTCCCTCTGGTGCCTCTTTCTTGGAACCTGAGCAGCAATCATTTTAGAAAAGTTCATTGGGCCTTGTAAACGTTAAAAAACTGAGCCTGTTTCATACATTTAACACGTAATGATGCAAGATAAAGAGCTGCTCCTCAAGTCTGGCACAGCAGGCACTGTAGTGACTGGTTGTAGTGAACATTTGTACTATTTTTAGGTTGTGAATAGAGCGAGCACTTGTCACTGTCTGTGCAGCAGTCAGCACAGAAGGTGTTGTATAACCAGATATAAAGCCCTTGCAAGACCTCAGGGTGGCAAATATTTATAAAGTGTCATTCAGCTGAGTAAAGCTGATCGATCACCATAAGTGAATTTTTCAGAGCATGTACCCAAATGTTTCTTTTCTATCTCTGCACATTATTGTCACTTCAGTTTGTGACGCACAGAGTCAAGAGTTGTCCTTGATTGATCTACCACATGTAAGCTTTACTATTCTAGTCCTGTGCAGAAATATCTCTCAAGGCTTTTGAGGTTATGCAGGACATACTTATTACTAAAGATGACTTTAAAAATCCATACAACATCTACACCGCTCCTGTATCTGAATGTTATTTATAGGTCTTTTTATGCTGAACGTTTACATTGCATGAAGCTCAATGTGAGTACACTCTTCAGTAAGTCTTGCTGGTCTATCTCTGTTGTTTTGAACATGCTGCTTTTTAAGGCAGGAAGTATCTGAACATACTGGAGATGCTCAGGTGTCAGAATTCCTTTCAGCAACATCATACTTCTGAGTGTGATTAGCACAAGACTGAACGGAAGCTCAAATGTGAGAAGCTGTCACATTTTTCCTGCGAGACAAAGATGAAGTGAAAATGGAGATGATGGAGGCGGAGACTGCGGTTGTGGTGTGCACTGCAGTAACTTGTTAGTTGATGAGAAAGAGTCTGGTTGCTTTTGATCGGTGACCACTTCCTCTGTAGAACACATTACCTTGGGTCTTGACCCCATTTTCTTCTCAAGGtagtttcattgtttttttctcacttcttccTCTTCTAAGAAACAACAAACTAACACAGCATAttaacatcaacattttattgaaattccggtcaattaaaaataaaacacttaaaactaGTGAATTTAGGTATCAAGTTCATtatgaaaaattacattaattttgcagtttgttaaagattacatttaatggtGCAATCAGTAGTTCTCCAGCTAGCATTGCCACTAGCATAGCAAAGCGTTGCTGTTCTCAATACTGACACCTCAGTGGTGTTAGATGCTGCTCTGCCATCTATCAGTGCAGATCAGTATGAAAAAAGAAATCATTTCTTAAAGAATTCCAAACTGTTGCATGCATATTAAAAAGTCTTATATTTgcagtatatatatttactttttattttacttctgcTAAATCTAGAAGCTGAtgtttttggatttgtttgcttGTGCTTAAAAGTCTGAGACAAAATTTCCGTTCACTCACAGCACTATTGTTATCTTTAGGTTTTAATAGGAAGTTGCCTACTGCGTCCCCTCTGCGTCTTTTAAGTCTGCCCTTTAGCCATAATGAACGGTCATATTCACCCTGACATTCTGTTAATTGGCTTTGAGACAGACAGGTGAAGGGCACCGCTAGGCTTCAGAAGTACTGCTGAGCGTCATCTTGCCACCCCGCAATGTACCGTCTCTGACCTATACAATCTGTGTCAGCTTGCGGTCGTTGTGTGTCAGAAGCAGTACAGATTCTGTTGTGATAGGTTCTTGGTTTGATGCGTCTAAGATGAGTTTACCGCACTCACTGAGCAAGAAGCAGAAGGTCGGTGCAGTTTAGGGTAAGTGTAACTGTCTAGTCATTCCTAAATTGGATGTATGTGATCAATATTATTCAAAGCATTATAAAGATGTCTGCCTGTGATTGGAAAAAAACCCTTCACAAGATGCTAGTGCTGGTG contains the following coding sequences:
- the LOC113049187 gene encoding rho-related BTB domain-containing protein 1-like isoform X1, which gives rise to MWVNSGSVGRALSMDIDTDYERPNVETIKCVVVGDNAVGKTRLICARACNATLTQYQLLATHVPTVWAIDQYRVCQEVLERSRDVVDEVSVSLRLWDTFGDHHKDRRFAYGRSDVVVLCFSLANPNSLRHVRTMWFPEIKHFCPRTPIILVGCQLDLRYADLDAVNRARRPLAKPIKPTDILPPERGHEVAKELGIPYYETSIVAQFGVKDVFDNAIRAALISRRHLQFWKSHLKKVQRPLLQAPFLPPRPPRPVVGIPDPPPIDGEGPDSLFCQPLCGDVLFLLQAGATRVFAHKVFLATSCSKFYDLFTMDLGEAGMELEGEESSEGSEEEEQSRRGAKEQAGRTKSLDIDKESEGGTRGSDRLLMLQQGSLRTSQSDNALPARDQHSIGPLGSGRALLGWGRGFLGVYLEMVEDPVTGCPRLMTVVSMDDLIQKGPFQAVLQYLYTGHLDETRGDLMHVATIAELLEVFDLRMMVANVLNRESFMNQEITKAFHVRRANRIKECLSKGTFADVVFRLDDGYLPAHKPLLISSCDWMAAMFRGSFMESYIEEVSVPNTSCACMRAVLEFLYCGVLTPCPELEPMDLIILANRLCLPHLVALTEQHAVEELLQLSVKGVDIDGHVLAYLEMAQFHNAKQLSAWCLHHICTNYNSVCRKFPKDMKTMSPENQKHFEKHRWPPVWFLKEEDRYLRSQKEREREEEILRKQHTKRGWCFWRHPSSSAPHIS
- the LOC113049187 gene encoding rho-related BTB domain-containing protein 2-like isoform X2 encodes the protein MDIDTDYERPNVETIKCVVVGDNAVGKTRLICARACNATLTQYQLLATHVPTVWAIDQYRVCQEVLERSRDVVDEVSVSLRLWDTFGDHHKDRRFAYGRSDVVVLCFSLANPNSLRHVRTMWFPEIKHFCPRTPIILVGCQLDLRYADLDAVNRARRPLAKPIKPTDILPPERGHEVAKELGIPYYETSIVAQFGVKDVFDNAIRAALISRRHLQFWKSHLKKVQRPLLQAPFLPPRPPRPVVGIPDPPPIDGEGPDSLFCQPLCGDVLFLLQAGATRVFAHKVFLATSCSKFYDLFTMDLGEAGMELEGEESSEGSEEEEQSRRGAKEQAGRTKSLDIDKESEGGTRGSDRLLMLQQGSLRTSQSDNALPARDQHSIGPLGSGRALLGWGRGFLGVYLEMVEDPVTGCPRLMTVVSMDDLIQKGPFQAVLQYLYTGHLDETRGDLMHVATIAELLEVFDLRMMVANVLNRESFMNQEITKAFHVRRANRIKECLSKGTFADVVFRLDDGYLPAHKPLLISSCDWMAAMFRGSFMESYIEEVSVPNTSCACMRAVLEFLYCGVLTPCPELEPMDLIILANRLCLPHLVALTEQHAVEELLQLSVKGVDIDGHVLAYLEMAQFHNAKQLSAWCLHHICTNYNSVCRKFPKDMKTMSPENQKHFEKHRWPPVWFLKEEDRYLRSQKEREREEEILRKQHTKRGWCFWRHPSSSAPHIS